In one window of Fictibacillus phosphorivorans DNA:
- a CDS encoding helix-turn-helix domain-containing protein, with product MLEGKIIKFYRELRNMTQKELGDGICSGTHVSKIERGLTEVSNETIQFLADRLKIDIQNEMNLYRSVELLLKKWEEAIIMKLEVKTENIKKQLEQIALLQIPDFYRTHTLLLTRYYILTEQRNKAEKLLQEMARWTELSLREKSMLLHIKGIYGLQMKHDYYEAIDLLKQVDPTYYNNPEYYYHMAVAYHSTNSRVLSYYYASKALRFFEKSHCYARVIETEMLMLIQIEQEPTSGPQNEKYIELIEMCENFGLKKQKALLLHNFGYHSLLHGHFENACQYYKESMQLKDPNTSNYLGSLEGYVNAATLLGKELNTNLLQLAENGLKTAQANGSTTFAHFFQMHIYRLKKQDDEYYHYLETELYPHLKKLGYVLPAEHYEIILFDFYNENGDAGRANEYAKYIADKNRRTNQFV from the coding sequence ATGCTTGAAGGAAAAATCATAAAATTCTATCGTGAGCTCAGAAATATGACACAAAAAGAGCTCGGAGACGGTATATGTTCAGGTACACATGTGAGTAAGATCGAACGAGGATTGACTGAGGTTTCCAATGAAACGATCCAGTTTTTAGCGGACCGACTAAAGATCGATATACAAAATGAGATGAATTTGTACAGAAGTGTGGAACTTCTCTTAAAAAAATGGGAAGAAGCAATCATCATGAAACTGGAAGTCAAAACAGAGAACATTAAAAAGCAACTCGAACAGATTGCTTTGTTGCAGATTCCAGATTTTTATCGCACCCACACCCTTTTGTTAACACGCTATTATATCCTCACTGAACAGAGAAACAAGGCAGAAAAACTTCTTCAAGAGATGGCAAGATGGACCGAACTCTCACTTCGTGAAAAGAGTATGCTTCTGCATATTAAAGGAATCTATGGACTTCAGATGAAGCATGATTATTACGAGGCTATCGATCTCTTAAAACAGGTAGACCCTACCTATTACAACAACCCAGAATACTATTATCATATGGCTGTCGCGTATCACTCTACCAATTCCCGTGTCCTGTCATACTATTACGCTAGCAAAGCGCTTCGTTTTTTCGAAAAATCGCACTGCTATGCCCGAGTGATCGAAACAGAAATGCTCATGTTGATTCAAATTGAACAAGAGCCAACCAGCGGACCTCAGAACGAAAAATATATAGAACTGATCGAGATGTGTGAGAACTTTGGCTTGAAAAAACAAAAAGCGCTTCTTCTTCACAACTTTGGCTATCACTCCCTTCTTCATGGCCATTTTGAAAATGCATGTCAGTACTACAAAGAATCGATGCAGCTAAAAGATCCTAACACTTCCAACTACTTAGGCTCACTTGAAGGATATGTGAACGCCGCAACTCTTTTAGGAAAAGAACTGAACACAAATCTTCTTCAATTAGCGGAAAATGGATTAAAAACAGCGCAAGCAAACGGAAGCACAACCTTCGCTCACTTTTTTCAGATGCATATCTATCGATTAAAAAAGCAAGACGACGAATATTATCACTACCTCGAAACAGAATTGTATCCACATCTTAAAAAGCTAGGTTATGTCTTACCTGCTGAACACTATGAGATTATTCTGTTTGATTTTTATAATGAAAATGGCGATGCTGGACGGGCAAATGAATATGCCAAATACATAGCGGACAAGAACCGGCGTACGAATCAGTTTGTTTAA
- a CDS encoding PhoX family protein, translated as MEKKPLDRRTFLTYLGTGATALAAATTGLGALSETANAQSDSLMRMKPRKKGFKFHPIAPTDKDDLVLPKGYQYEVIASYGDVINKKGDTFGFNNDFTMYFPIDKSSEHGLLWVNHEYTNPLYVEGEKVNGKYTPAQIEKMLYNQGGSIIEVKVKNGKWMLDTNSAYARRVTGLTPFALTGPAKGTAAVNGATSAQGTFANCSGGRTPWNTVLSCEENYEDTSKAANLDQTHYGWVIEVDPFDPNFKVRKHTALGRFNHENASVGISNDGRVVVYMGDDKKDACVYKFVSKGKYAAAKGKDNSKLLEEGTLYAADLANGKWLPLTIEAVREKAAGKADLLEKFKTQGDVVVNAHDAAILLGATPTDRPEDVEISPLDGTVFIAHTNNDKHGNIHGHITRFFEKDEDHGAESFEFEIFAAGGRQSGFSAPDNLTFDSNANLWTVTDISSSKLNSGAWTSFGNNGMFMIPTIGRDKGEAFQFASAPKEAELTGPSFTPNEKTLFLSVQHPGEETEDKANPTSTWPQVRGGNTPRPSVVAITGFKF; from the coding sequence ATGGAAAAAAAGCCATTGGATAGAAGAACCTTTTTAACGTATTTAGGTACAGGCGCAACAGCACTTGCTGCAGCTACCACTGGGTTAGGTGCATTATCAGAAACAGCTAACGCACAATCAGACAGCTTGATGCGTATGAAGCCTCGCAAAAAAGGATTTAAGTTCCACCCGATTGCACCAACGGACAAAGACGATCTTGTTCTTCCAAAAGGATATCAATATGAAGTGATTGCCTCTTATGGTGATGTGATTAATAAAAAAGGTGACACGTTTGGATTCAACAATGATTTTACGATGTACTTTCCGATCGACAAATCTAGTGAACATGGCTTGCTTTGGGTAAACCATGAATATACAAATCCTTTATATGTTGAAGGAGAAAAAGTGAACGGTAAATACACACCGGCACAAATTGAAAAGATGCTCTACAATCAAGGCGGTTCTATTATCGAAGTGAAAGTGAAGAACGGCAAGTGGATGTTGGATACGAATTCAGCATACGCAAGACGTGTAACAGGACTAACGCCGTTTGCACTAACAGGACCAGCGAAAGGTACGGCAGCTGTAAATGGTGCAACTTCTGCACAAGGAACATTTGCAAACTGTTCAGGTGGACGTACGCCATGGAATACGGTTTTATCTTGTGAAGAAAACTATGAGGATACGTCAAAAGCGGCAAATCTCGATCAAACGCATTATGGCTGGGTGATTGAAGTTGATCCTTTTGATCCGAACTTTAAAGTGAGAAAGCACACGGCTCTTGGACGCTTTAACCATGAAAATGCTAGCGTTGGCATCTCGAACGACGGGCGTGTCGTTGTCTATATGGGTGATGACAAAAAGGATGCTTGTGTGTACAAGTTTGTGAGTAAAGGCAAGTACGCTGCAGCTAAAGGGAAAGACAACAGCAAGCTTTTAGAAGAAGGGACGCTTTATGCAGCAGATCTTGCAAACGGCAAATGGCTTCCGTTAACGATCGAAGCTGTTCGTGAAAAAGCAGCAGGCAAAGCTGACTTGTTAGAAAAGTTCAAAACACAAGGTGATGTTGTGGTTAACGCACATGATGCGGCAATCCTTCTAGGTGCGACACCGACAGATCGCCCGGAAGATGTGGAGATTTCACCGCTAGACGGTACTGTATTTATCGCACACACGAACAACGACAAACACGGCAACATTCATGGCCACATCACACGCTTTTTTGAAAAAGACGAAGATCACGGTGCTGAGAGCTTTGAATTTGAAATCTTTGCAGCAGGTGGTCGTCAAAGCGGATTTAGTGCACCTGATAACCTAACGTTCGATTCAAATGCAAACCTATGGACAGTAACGGATATTTCATCAAGCAAGCTGAATTCTGGTGCGTGGACAAGCTTTGGTAACAACGGCATGTTCATGATTCCTACGATCGGACGTGATAAAGGAGAGGCGTTCCAGTTTGCATCGGCTCCTAAAGAAGCGGAGCTAACAGGTCCATCTTTTACACCGAATGAAAAAACGTTGTTCCTAAGTGTTCAGCATCCTGGTGAAGAAACGGAAGACAAAGCAAATCCAACAAGTACGTGGCCACAAGTTCGCGGAGGCAACACACCGCGTCCATCTGTAGTAGCGATCACTGGATTCAAGTTCTAA
- the tatA gene encoding twin-arginine translocase TatA/TatE family subunit: protein MGFTNIGVPGLILILIIALIIFGPSKLPEIGRAFGSTLREFKNSAKDLMSSDEKEEKPQSK from the coding sequence ATGGGTTTCACAAACATCGGAGTACCAGGATTGATCTTAATCTTAATCATTGCGCTTATCATTTTCGGGCCATCTAAACTGCCGGAGATCGGACGAGCATTCGGAAGCACACTTCGCGAGTTCAAGAACTCAGCGAAAGACCTCATGTCTTCGGATGAAAAAGAAGAAAAGCCGCAGTCTAAATAA
- the prfB gene encoding peptide chain release factor 2 (programmed frameshift), giving the protein MDLVEVKQELNVIEKRINDFRGLFDLDTKKARIAELDEEMSAPTFWDDQNAAQVVINEANGLKEQVNEFEELASAYEDLEIAHELVKEEADEDLQKELVKDLKSLITKLNDFELQLLLNEPYDKNNAILELHPGAGGTESQDWASMLLRMYTRYAERQGYKVETLDYLPGDEAGVKSVTLSIKGHNAYGYLKAEKGVHRLVRISPFDSSGRRHTSFVSCEVMPEITDDTEIEIRTEDLKIDTYRASGAGGQHVNTTDSAVRMTHIPTNTVVSCQTERSQIKNRERAMKMMMAKLVQRRLEEQQAQLNEIRGEQKEIGWGSQIRSYVFHPYSLVKDHRTNTEVGNVQSVMDGEITPFIDSYLRSKL; this is encoded by the exons ATGGATTTAGTAGAAGTAAAACAGGAATTAAACGTTATTGAAAAACGTATCAACGACTTTAGG GGTCTCTTTGACCTCGATACAAAGAAAGCGCGTATCGCGGAACTAGATGAAGAGATGAGTGCACCAACGTTTTGGGATGATCAAAACGCAGCACAAGTCGTGATCAATGAAGCGAACGGATTAAAAGAGCAAGTGAACGAGTTTGAAGAACTTGCTTCCGCTTATGAAGATCTAGAGATCGCACACGAGCTTGTAAAAGAAGAAGCGGATGAGGATCTTCAAAAAGAACTTGTAAAAGATCTTAAATCTCTAATCACAAAGCTGAATGATTTTGAGCTTCAGCTTTTATTGAATGAACCGTATGATAAAAATAACGCAATCCTCGAACTTCACCCAGGTGCGGGTGGTACAGAGTCTCAAGACTGGGCGTCTATGCTGCTTCGTATGTACACGCGTTATGCGGAGCGTCAAGGATATAAAGTAGAAACGCTCGATTACTTACCAGGTGATGAGGCAGGGGTTAAATCTGTAACACTTAGCATTAAAGGGCATAACGCTTATGGCTATTTGAAGGCTGAAAAAGGGGTTCACCGCCTCGTACGTATCTCACCGTTCGATTCATCTGGCCGTCGTCATACGTCATTCGTTTCGTGTGAAGTGATGCCGGAGATTACAGATGATACCGAGATCGAGATTCGTACAGAGGATCTTAAGATCGATACGTATCGTGCGTCTGGAGCAGGTGGTCAGCACGTTAACACGACTGACTCTGCGGTCCGTATGACACATATTCCAACGAACACAGTGGTGTCGTGTCAAACAGAGCGCTCGCAGATTAAGAACCGTGAGCGTGCGATGAAGATGATGATGGCGAAATTGGTGCAGCGTCGTTTGGAAGAGCAGCAGGCACAATTGAATGAAATTCGTGGAGAGCAAAAAGAGATCGGGTGGGGAAGTCAGATTCGCTCTTATGTTTTCCATCCTTATAGTCTTGTGAAGGATCACCGGACGAATACTGAGGTTGGTAATGTGCAGTCTGTGATGGATGGTGAGATTACGCCGTTTATTGATTCTTATTTGCGTTCTAAGTTGTAA
- the tatC gene encoding twin-arginine translocase subunit TatC translates to MKAEEMYFVEHLGELRKRIIITLAVFITVLSVSFFYVQPIYDWLIRDLDQQLAVLGPSEILWVYFMISGVIAIAFTIPVAAHQTWMFIKPALSKREQKVTLSYIPALFFLFVLGLSFGYFIVYPMVLNFLLSLSEGHFQTFFTSEKYFKFMMNLTLPFGFLFEIPLVVMFLTSLGILNPNVLTKARKVSYFGLVVVAVLITPPDLVSDFLVVIPLLVLYEISIMLSRVVYKKKLAKEQLAMEEENKVVQMKRPS, encoded by the coding sequence ATGAAAGCTGAAGAGATGTACTTCGTTGAACACCTTGGTGAGCTAAGAAAACGAATCATTATTACGCTTGCCGTATTCATTACGGTACTTTCCGTTTCTTTCTTCTACGTTCAGCCGATTTATGACTGGCTGATTCGAGATCTTGATCAGCAGCTTGCTGTTCTTGGGCCAAGCGAGATTTTATGGGTGTATTTTATGATATCCGGTGTCATTGCGATCGCGTTCACCATTCCGGTTGCGGCTCATCAAACGTGGATGTTCATCAAACCGGCATTGAGTAAGAGAGAGCAGAAGGTGACGCTATCCTATATTCCAGCACTATTTTTCTTATTTGTACTAGGTTTATCATTCGGTTATTTTATCGTGTACCCAATGGTTCTAAATTTCCTATTGAGCTTATCGGAAGGGCATTTCCAAACGTTCTTCACCTCAGAAAAATACTTTAAGTTCATGATGAACCTGACACTTCCGTTCGGCTTTTTGTTTGAGATTCCGTTAGTGGTGATGTTCTTAACATCGCTTGGCATCTTAAATCCAAACGTCTTAACGAAAGCAAGAAAAGTCTCGTATTTCGGACTTGTTGTCGTTGCCGTCTTGATCACACCGCCAGATTTAGTATCAGATTTCCTAGTCGTCATCCCACTACTTGTTCTCTATGAGATCAGCATCATGCTGTCGCGCGTGGTCTATAAAAAGAAGCTCGCGAAAGAACAGCTCGCCATGGAAGAAGAAAATAAGGTCGTACAGATGAAACGTCCTTCATAA
- a CDS encoding S8 family serine peptidase has protein sequence MMKTISFIKKSTALTLAVGLLLSPNTSMFTPKTSAAPFKAEDILTSLTAKQREALKQLELTDVFGLQGFKKEDLQSEKEISVIVQFQSKPGQAAVLDAQLKGKKITRQQADIKVDQEHAQFKKDVEKLIPSVGPMTKKSTHRITSTYKTVYNGVAMKLPANQVEALLQSEAVKAVYKDVTFKVDPIAMGEEKALNSNSAGTSVESIPYLKIDQLHNEGITGEGVKVGILDTGIDYNHPDLKEAYKGGYDFVDNDNDPMETTYKNWQDSKKPEFNGNAYYTSHGTHVAGTIAGQGKNPNVSVQGVAPDADIYAYRVLGPYGTGSSEGIISGIEKAVKDGMDVINLSLGAGINDPYYPTSTAINYAVLNDVTAVVSAGNSGPNAYTLGSPGAAALALTIGASDVPMTVASFTGSVGSESGIQLIGLARHYADRLNELQGKSYDLVDLGLGKAADYTGKDVKGKIALISRGETTLNEKVTLAKQNGAVAVLLYNNVDGVIEANLGESTTFIPSFSLTKAAGEKIKTQISAGKSSFTFGKYAEVQTEGDRLAAFSSRGPARQTYDMKPEVTAPGVAVLSTVPSYMVNPAHQENYDYAYSRYSGTSMAAPHTAGIAALMLDADPNLEPEDVKTILMNTADPLNGDYSVFEVGAGRVDPYQAVYSGTSFQVNDETLIPSSTNLVKIKERTGGIAYGSHYAGKNFSLKKSITIENHDNVKKTFKVEVKETKGSPSLKENGIQINIPEEIKIAGEDFKKVSAGIDIPKNAKEGIYEGYITLTNNDKLAEQYRIPFSVRITEEGYNKLELASPAIAPNYLNQGGFFGYRAIYTGMEFNFKAPMEKMEVVLQDGKTGKDLGYIGTLNLSGRNENQSYYVLNAFNGMYYKFTGDETEPIDSVVSYAPAGHYKLKFISTTATGKQIIENRHVFIDIEAPTFESSLDGESPFLEYKPGQATYPFDIKINDPLVDKMKEVGLNVDQSSNKMVYYWNSAFPSTAISMDKEGQFVEEIAMNEKVQALNFRMDGFDMAGNQAMQKNYYFVKEGTAVSYTKSTKAVLKTGDTVKATLSLDNLTNLTKAEWNLNNSSYGAVSLVDAKLSDSFKDKGTIDVKDGMITVQFNEGSGVLDHADLVDVTLKVSDAYYATRAGVLPVVKVTDNNATTTTVLQAPFAWLVKPQFSTANGYITPQGFKNDEGTVTEKRDWTKVGGSVQIIDADGNAHNPSTRIADNGQYKYDKLPLQKEAFTVEMKVPGHFLTKGKVYIGFEHKGELYGQSRFITALDVKAGDVNQDNVIDIYDAIEIQNAWGTAKRDADINFDGKVDAKDMKHVKTNYLLQNQHVDDTPSPRKKYKGKTLETILVELGIQQ, from the coding sequence ATGATGAAAACGATATCTTTTATAAAAAAATCTACGGCCCTTACCCTAGCTGTGGGATTATTGCTATCTCCAAACACATCCATGTTTACGCCAAAAACAAGTGCTGCACCTTTTAAAGCTGAGGATATACTGACTTCGCTTACCGCTAAACAAAGAGAAGCTTTAAAACAGCTTGAACTTACAGATGTCTTCGGTCTTCAAGGCTTTAAGAAAGAAGATCTTCAGAGTGAAAAAGAAATCTCCGTAATCGTTCAATTTCAGTCAAAGCCCGGACAAGCTGCAGTATTAGATGCACAGTTGAAAGGCAAAAAGATCACACGACAGCAAGCAGACATCAAAGTAGATCAAGAACATGCTCAATTTAAGAAAGATGTGGAGAAGCTCATTCCTTCGGTCGGTCCTATGACCAAAAAATCAACACACAGAATTACTTCCACATACAAAACCGTATATAACGGTGTAGCGATGAAACTGCCTGCCAATCAGGTAGAAGCACTTTTACAATCAGAAGCGGTTAAGGCCGTCTATAAAGATGTAACGTTTAAAGTCGACCCGATCGCGATGGGAGAAGAGAAAGCCTTAAACAGCAACAGTGCTGGAACATCTGTAGAGAGCATTCCTTACTTGAAGATCGATCAGCTACATAATGAAGGAATCACTGGTGAAGGTGTTAAAGTTGGGATTCTAGACACAGGGATCGACTATAATCATCCAGACTTAAAAGAAGCGTATAAAGGTGGATATGATTTTGTAGATAACGATAACGATCCGATGGAAACGACGTATAAAAACTGGCAAGACTCTAAAAAGCCAGAGTTTAACGGCAACGCCTATTACACGTCGCATGGTACACATGTTGCTGGCACGATTGCTGGTCAAGGCAAAAACCCGAATGTATCTGTTCAAGGTGTGGCGCCAGATGCTGATATCTATGCGTATCGTGTGTTAGGTCCTTACGGGACGGGCTCTTCTGAAGGCATCATTTCGGGGATCGAGAAAGCTGTAAAAGACGGAATGGACGTAATCAACCTTTCGTTAGGTGCCGGTATCAACGATCCATATTATCCGACGAGTACAGCCATTAACTATGCGGTTCTTAATGACGTGACCGCTGTTGTCTCAGCTGGAAATTCAGGTCCGAACGCATACACACTTGGTTCACCTGGTGCTGCTGCATTAGCACTTACGATTGGAGCGAGCGACGTACCGATGACAGTCGCTTCTTTTACAGGGTCAGTGGGCAGTGAGAGTGGAATTCAACTAATAGGACTCGCACGGCATTACGCTGATCGATTGAACGAACTACAAGGTAAATCCTATGATCTTGTGGATTTGGGGTTAGGAAAGGCGGCCGATTACACAGGTAAAGATGTAAAAGGGAAGATCGCTCTTATCTCTCGTGGAGAGACTACACTGAACGAAAAAGTGACACTCGCTAAACAAAACGGTGCGGTTGCAGTACTTCTATATAACAACGTAGATGGAGTTATCGAAGCGAACCTAGGGGAGTCTACAACATTTATTCCATCATTCTCCTTAACAAAAGCAGCAGGTGAAAAGATTAAGACTCAGATCTCTGCAGGTAAATCCAGTTTTACGTTCGGAAAGTATGCTGAGGTTCAAACAGAAGGTGATCGCTTAGCGGCTTTCAGCTCAAGAGGCCCTGCAAGACAAACGTACGATATGAAACCAGAAGTTACAGCTCCTGGGGTTGCCGTTCTTTCTACGGTCCCATCCTATATGGTGAATCCAGCCCATCAAGAAAACTATGATTACGCGTACTCTCGATATTCAGGTACATCGATGGCCGCTCCGCATACAGCTGGTATCGCAGCTCTGATGCTCGATGCTGATCCTAACTTAGAGCCTGAGGATGTAAAAACGATTTTAATGAACACAGCTGATCCACTTAACGGAGATTATTCGGTGTTTGAAGTAGGGGCTGGACGTGTAGATCCTTATCAAGCGGTATACAGTGGGACAAGTTTTCAAGTAAACGATGAAACATTAATTCCTAGTTCTACGAATCTCGTAAAGATTAAAGAGCGTACAGGCGGCATTGCATATGGTAGTCATTATGCCGGTAAAAATTTCTCACTGAAAAAGTCCATTACAATTGAAAACCATGACAACGTAAAGAAAACGTTCAAAGTTGAAGTGAAAGAAACAAAAGGTTCACCAAGTCTGAAGGAAAATGGCATACAAATCAACATTCCAGAAGAAATTAAGATCGCTGGTGAAGATTTTAAAAAGGTGTCAGCGGGTATCGACATTCCGAAAAACGCAAAAGAAGGAATTTACGAAGGGTATATCACACTGACAAACAACGATAAGTTAGCTGAGCAATACCGCATTCCGTTCAGTGTTCGAATTACAGAAGAGGGTTATAACAAGTTAGAGCTTGCATCACCTGCTATTGCTCCAAACTATTTGAACCAAGGAGGATTCTTTGGGTATCGCGCTATCTATACAGGAATGGAATTTAACTTTAAAGCGCCGATGGAAAAGATGGAAGTGGTTCTCCAAGACGGAAAGACAGGCAAAGATCTAGGATATATCGGAACACTGAATTTAAGTGGACGTAATGAGAACCAATCGTATTACGTGTTAAACGCATTTAACGGCATGTACTACAAATTTACTGGTGATGAAACAGAGCCGATTGATTCTGTGGTCTCTTACGCACCAGCAGGTCACTATAAACTTAAATTCATTTCTACCACAGCTACTGGGAAACAAATTATTGAAAATCGCCATGTTTTCATTGATATTGAAGCACCAACATTTGAAAGCTCGCTGGACGGAGAATCACCGTTTTTAGAATACAAACCAGGTCAAGCAACCTATCCATTCGATATTAAAATTAACGATCCACTTGTAGACAAGATGAAAGAAGTTGGCCTAAATGTAGATCAATCTTCAAACAAGATGGTCTACTATTGGAACTCCGCTTTTCCGTCAACTGCAATATCAATGGACAAAGAAGGACAGTTCGTTGAAGAGATTGCGATGAATGAAAAAGTTCAGGCACTCAATTTCCGTATGGACGGGTTCGATATGGCTGGCAATCAAGCGATGCAGAAAAATTACTATTTTGTTAAAGAAGGTACAGCCGTTTCCTACACGAAGAGTACGAAAGCTGTTTTGAAAACGGGAGATACGGTAAAAGCAACCCTCTCGTTAGACAACTTAACGAATCTTACAAAAGCAGAATGGAATTTAAACAATAGCAGTTATGGAGCAGTCTCATTAGTAGATGCCAAATTAAGTGATTCCTTTAAAGACAAAGGCACTATTGATGTAAAAGATGGTATGATCACGGTTCAATTCAATGAAGGAAGCGGGGTTTTAGATCATGCTGACCTTGTTGACGTAACGCTAAAAGTAAGTGATGCGTATTACGCGACTCGAGCAGGCGTGCTACCGGTTGTAAAAGTAACGGATAACAATGCAACGACAACTACAGTCCTTCAAGCTCCTTTCGCTTGGTTAGTGAAGCCACAATTCTCTACAGCCAATGGTTACATCACACCACAAGGATTCAAGAACGATGAAGGAACCGTAACAGAAAAACGTGATTGGACAAAAGTAGGTGGTTCTGTTCAAATTATTGATGCAGACGGGAACGCACATAATCCATCTACACGCATAGCGGACAATGGCCAGTATAAATACGATAAGCTACCTTTACAAAAAGAAGCATTCACGGTCGAGATGAAAGTACCAGGACACTTTTTGACCAAAGGTAAAGTCTATATCGGATTTGAACACAAAGGAGAGTTATATGGTCAAAGCCGTTTTATTACCGCGCTCGATGTGAAAGCGGGAGACGTGAACCAAGATAACGTGATCGACATTTATGATGCGATTGAGATTCAAAACGCGTGGGGAACAGCGAAGCGCGATGCAGATATTAACTTCGACGGAAAGGTGGATGCAAAAGATATGAAACATGTAAAAACCAATTATCTCCTCCAAAATCAGCATGTG